The DNA region AAGATGAGCAGCGCGACGGCCATCGCGATGTTGAGATTGGACAGGCGCTTGATGCCCTTCTCCAGGCCCAGGGCCACGGAGATGCAGGCGACGGTGGTGACCACCGCGATGATGAGCACCTGCACGACCGGTGACATCGCGATCCCGAACAGTTCGTTCAGACCCGCGTTGATCTGCAGCGTCCCCAGACCGACCGACGTCGCCACGCCGAACACGGTGCCGACCAGTGCCACGATGTCGATCGTCTTGCCGAGCGGGCCGAAGATCTTGTCCCCGAGCAGCGGGGCGAAGATCGAGCTCACCCGCGGCGGCATCTTGCGCTTGTAGATGAAGTACGCGAAGGCGAGTGCGGGCAACGCGAAGATCGTCCAGGTGTGCAGGCCGAAGTGGTACAGCGTGAACGCCATCGCCTCGCTCGCGGCGTCCGTGCTGCCCGGTTCGACGCTCCCACGGGGCGGGGTGGCGAAGTGCGAGATCGGCTCCGCCACGCCCCAGAACATGAGGATCGTGCCGATGCCCGCGGCGAACAGCATCCCGAACCAGCTCAGCGTGGAGTGCTCGGGGAGCTCGTCGTCCCCACCGAGACGGACGTGGCCGAATCGGCTCAGGGCGATCCAGATGAGGAAGCCGAGGAACGCGGTGACACCGAAGATGTAGAACCAACCGAGGTTGGTCATGATCCACCCGGAGGCGGAACCGAAGACGCTGCCCACCCACTCGCCGGCGAAGAACGTCACGACGACGAAGAGCAGGATGACCCCGACGGTCGTGAAGAACACCCCCGGATCGGTCTTGAGCCTCAGCGCTCGCAGAATCCGTTCGGACATGTTCCCCCCGTCGTCTCGGCGCTACGAGAGCGCCGCTGCCGGACCGTGTGGCTCAGTCAGAGTTGGTGTGTCAGTACGCGAAATTGTGTACCACGAAAACTTTGCCGCCGCGCGAGTAGGCGATCCCCATGCCGGCCGACCGGTACCCCGGATCGAGGAGGTTCTCGTTGTGGCCCGGCGAGTTTTTCCACAGGTCGACCAGGCAGACCGCACCGCAGTGGGTCCCGGCGGCGACGATGTTCTCCCCGTATCCGCGGCCGATCAACGCGGTGTTGTGGACCACCTCATCGCGGGCGGCCAGACGGTCGGCCCACGCCTGGGCCTCGCGGTCGAGGTCGGGGTTGGGAGCCAACGCCCCACGCTTGTGCGCCACGCGGTACGCGTCGATCTCGCGGACGATGCCCTCGCGCAACCCGCCGCCGACGGCCAGGGCGGAGATGTCCTGGTAGGCCATCTCGCTGGAGCCGACCGCAGCCCACGCCTCGGGGGGCAGTGCGGCTCGCACCTGGGAAACGAGACCGTCCACCTGGGGGACCAGGTGGGCCGGGATCAGGTGCTGTGGGATGAAGGACGGCAATCGGGGCGGAGCCGTCTGGGCAGAAGCCGTCGCGGCGCCACCCAGGAGGGTGGCGGAGGTGACGGCGATCGTCGCGAGTGACGCGGTAAGCCTGGTGCGCATGGTGGTGATCATGCCGTCTCGGCGTGCCTGAAGCTAACCGATTGGCCAATGAGGTAACAGCCCGGCCCCGGTTCGGTTGCAATGCTGTGACCAGCGAATATCAATGGTGCTGGTGTGACTAATGGGGCGCGCGGGGGACCAGGAATCGACCCGCCCCGGGAAGCACCTCGACGGTCACCGGAAGGGGCGCCACGGCGTCCCCGTCGGCGAACGCCTCGACGTCGGAGGCCTCGAGGCGGACCGTCCGACACCTCCGGGTGGTCACGCCCCGCAGACCCACGTGGGACCCGGAGTAGATCTTGGGGAAGTGGCGCACGAAGCGAAGTTTGGAGATCCTCTCGACGTAGCAGACGTCGAACAGCCCGTCGCCGCGATCCGCGTCGGGCGCGATCCTCATGTCCCCGCCGTAGCTGCGGGTGATCGCGAACGCACTGAGGAGCACCTCGGTCTCGACGGTGTCCTCGGTGGGCAGGCCCGCGTCGAAGACCATCCGGAAGCGCCGGGGTCGGTAGGTCGGGAACTCGATCATCGCGGCGAATACGTAGCGCAGGGGCCCGCGGAGCATCCGCATCTCGTTCACCCGCCTGTTGACCGCGGAGTCCAGCCCCGCACACAGTACCGACGCGAACACCTGCGGCTCCCCGCCGTCCGGGGTGGCCAGACCGAGGTCGACCCACTCGACACGGCCACCGGCGACGATGTCCGCGGCCGCCTCGGGATCGCCCACCGGGACGCCGTACTCGCGGGCCAGGTCGTTGCCGGTGCCCGCCGGGATGATGCCCACCGGCACGTCGGTGGACACCTGCGCCTGTACGGCGATCGAGACCATCCCGTCACCGCCGCACACCACCAGGGCGTCGGTACCGTCCGTGATCGCCTGCCGGGCCAACGCGAGGGACTCCCCCGCCCCGGAACCGGCCAACCGGGTGACCTCGAGCCCGTGGGCGCGCAGCCGGCCGGCGGCCCGGTCCGCCACCTTCTCGCCTCGCCCGCCGCCCGCGGCCGGATTGACCAGCAGGGTGACCGCCCGGATCCGGCGGTCCGACAGATGCGCGCTCATGGGATGAGTGTCCCCGGGTTGCACACGCCCCGGGGGTCGACGGCGCTCTTCACCGCGCGCAGCATCCGGACGCCCACCTCGCCGATCTCCGACTCCAGGTACGGGCGGTGGTCCACGCCCACGGCGTGGTGGTGGGTGATGGTGCCACCGGCGGCGACGATCGCCTCCGAGGCCGCGCGCTTGGCCTCGGCCCACTGGGCGACGGGGTCCGCTCCGCGTTGGCCGGCCACGACGGTGAAGTACAGGGACGCCCCCGTGGGGTAGACGTGGCTGATGTGGCACATGACCAACGCCGGGGTGCCGCTGGCCTCGAGCGAGGAGGTCAGCGCCTCCGCGACCGCGGCCCGGAGCCCCGGCAGGCGAGACCAGTCGGTGGCGGTCTCCAGGGTCTCGACCAGGGCCCCGTTGTCCAGCAGGGCGTCACGCAGGACCGGGGCGCCGAAGCGGCCGTGCTCCCACGACCGCGCGGGGCCCGGGCCCAGCGAGGTGCCACCGTGGGCGAGCAGGACCTCCCGTGTTTCGGCGTGCCGTGATTCGGCGTGGGCGGCCGTGCCCTCGAACAGGCAGAGGCACAGGCACCCACCCGTCCCGGAGTCGGAGTCGGGTCCTGCGCCGGTCTCGCCGATCGAGTCGGTCGCGGTGGCGAGGTTCACCATCGTCTCGGTCTCGTCGGACAGGCGGATGACCGTGGGGCCGGTCCCCTGCTGCTCGACCGCGCGCAACGCGGCGGCGCCCGTGGCGAAGTCGGGGAACCGGAACGCCTCGTGCCGTACGACCTCCGGCACCGGATGGATCCGCACCCGCACCCGGGTGCACACCCCGAACGCACCCTCCGACCCCAGGAGCCACTGCCGCAGGTCCGGGCCCGCGGCCGACGCCGGGGCCCGGCCCGCCTCGATCACGCCGACCGGGGTGACCACCGTCAGCCCGCTGACCATCTCGTCGAAGCGCCCGTATCCGGCGGAGCTCTGTCCCGAGGACCGCGTCATGGCGTAGCCGCCCAGCGTGGCGTAGGGGAAGGACTGCGGGAAGTGGCCGAGCGAGAACCCGTGCGCGGCCAGCAACTCCTCGGCCCTCGGGCCGGTCACGCCCGCCCCGAGGACCGCCTCGCCCGACTCCGGGTCGATCGACTCGAGACCGTTGAAATGCGCCAGGTCGACGCTCACCACGGCCCTGTTCGTCCCGGCGCCCGGGGTGAGGCCTCCGACGACGGAGGTGCCACCGCCGAAGGGGACCACCGCGACCTTTTCGGTGGTGCACCAGTTCAGGAGGGCGGCCACCTCGTCGTCGTCCCCCGGGGCCACGACCGCGTCAGGGCAGTCCACCACCGGCCTGGTCCGCCACGCCAGCAGGTCGGGCGTCGACTTGCCGCGGGCGCGCGGCAGGCGCTGGGCGTCGTCGGCGGAGACGTTGCCGGCGCCCACGATTCCGGCCAGCGCGGCGAGGTCGTCGTCGGTCAGTCGCGACGGCGACGCGGTCACCGCGGTCGGATCGAACCTCCGCCCGGTCTCCGCGGTCACGCCGAGCACGTCGCGGAGGAGGGTGCGGATGCTCTCGCTCAGGTCCCTGGCCTCGGCGTCCGTTCCCCAGCGGGACAGGGACATTGGCGGCAGTGGCAGGTGACCCGATCGGTGCTTGTCAGCGGGGTTCATCTCGCTCATACTGGAACACTAGAGCACAATCTGTTCCGTTCGAGGGCTTTCGGTCGCGCGTTCCGGCACCGGCCCGCACCCCGGCGGACCCGTTGCGAAGGAGGCCCGGTGACCGTCTCCGCCCCGCCACGCCACACCACCCGGGACCGCGCGCTCGCCGCCGCCCACGCCTCGATCCTCGAGAACGGCCCCGGCCGCACCACGATGGTCGAGGTCTCGCGCCGCTCCGGCGTCGGCCGCACGACCCTCTACCGGCACTGGCCGGACATCACCGCACTGTTCGCCGACCTGCTCACCCGCGAACTCACCGCCGTGGTCGGGCGCGTCGGCCCGGATCTGCTCGACGGCGCGGTCCACGACGCCGCCGAACTCGCGCGCCTGCTCTGCGCGATGGCCGACGAGGTGCGCACCGACCCCCTGCTGGACGCGCTGCGGCGCCACGAGAGCGGCCTGCTCGCCGAGTACGTCTTCCACCGTCTCGGCACGTCCCAACGCCGACTCATCGAGTTCCTCCGTGGCCTCCTCGCCCGTGCCATCGCCGCCGACGACCGCCTCGGCGGCCGCGACCCCGACCACATGGCCACGATGCTCTACCTCGCACTCCAGGGCGCCGTCCTGTCCGCGCCGCTCGCCGACCCGCCGCTCGACGCGGACTCGTGGCGCTCCGAGCTGCACCTGCTCGTCACCGGGTATCTGGGCCTGTGACCGGCCACGCGGAGACGGACCCCGGACGCCCCGCCGGCACTGCCCCTCCAGCAGCCCCGTCCACCGCCCTGTCGGCCGATCGCCGCGCGCGCGAGCTCGCCGACCTGCGCGAACGCTCCACTCCCGTGGACCTCATCGTGATCGGTGGTGGCATCACCGGCGCGGGGATCGCGCTCGACGCCGCCTCCCGCGGGCTCGAGACCGTGCTCCTGGAGGCCCACGACCTGGCCTTCGGCACGAGCCGCTGGTCCTCCAAGCTCGCCCACGGCGGACTTCGGTACCTGGCGACCGGCAACGTCGGCATCGCGCGCCGCTCGGCGGTCGAGCGCGGCATCCTCCTCGAGCGGACCGCCCCGCACCTCGTGCGACCGCTCGCGCAGGTGGTGCCCGTCTTCCGCGACACCCCGCCGGTGGGGACCGTGCTGCCCGGGCTCGGGTTCGTCGCCGGCACCGTCCTCTCCCGGATGGCCGGAACCCATGCCGACCGCCTACCGGGCGCGCGGGTGCTGGGCCCGCGCCGGGTCGCCGAGTACGTCTCGGGCGTGCGCCGCGACGGCCTGCGGTTCGGCCACCTCAACTGGGACTGCCAGCTCGTCGACGACGCCCGCCTGGTCACCGCCGTCGCGCGCACCGCGGCCGGACACGGGGCGCGGGTGATCACGCGCGCGCGGGTGATCGAGGCGAGCGGCACGCAGGTCACCGTCCGCGACGAACTCGGTGCGAGCGGGGCGGTGGCGGCCGGCGCGGCGCGGAGCGACGACGACGACGAGTTCACCCTCTCCGCGCGAGCCGTCATCTCGGCGACCGGAGTGTGGGCCGGCCAGACCACTCCCGGGGTGCGCGTGCGCCCCTCGCGTGGCACCCACCTGGTCCTCGACGCGGCCACGTTGGGCCATCCCGTCGGCGCCCTCACCGTGCCGGTGCCGGGCGAGACCAACCGTTTCTGCTTTGCCATCCCGGCCGAGTTCGGGCGCCTCCACGTGGGGTTGACCGACGTCGACGCCCCCGGCCCGGTGCCGGATGTGCCGGAGTCGACCGAGGAGGAGGTCGACTTCCTGCTGGACGTGGTCAACCGGGCACTCGAGGTGCGCCTGACCCGCGACGACGTGCTGGGCACCTTCGCGGGCCTGCGCCCCCTGGTGGACTCCGGCGACGGTGACACCGCCGACCTCTCCCGGGATCACGCGTTGCTGACCTCGGACAACGGCCTGGTCACGATCACCGGTGGAAAGCTCACGGAGTACCGGCTCATGGCCGAGCAGGCTGTGGACCTCGTCGTGCGGCGCGCCGGGCTCCCCGCCGGACCGTGTCGCACCACCGACCTGCCGCTCGTCGGTGCGCCGGGACATCCTGTGGCCACCACCTCCTCCGGATTCCTGCCCGCCTCACTGGTCGCGCGCTACGGACAGGAGGCCGGCGCCGTGATCGCGGCCAGCCTGCTGGACCGGCCGCTCGAGGCGGTGGCCGAGGACCTCGACGTCACCCGAGCCGAGTTCTCCTACGCCGTCACCCACGAGGGGGCACTCACCGTCGACGACGTGCTGGACCGCCGCAGCCGGGTCGGCCTCGTGCCCGCAGACCGGGCCGCTGCCGAACCCGCAGCCCGCGAGGCCCTCGGAGCGGTCGATCGCCAGAAACGGTGAAGGGTCCGCGGGCGGGCGGTCACCCGATCCGTCGTCAGCCGATCGGGGCGGGCGCCCGGAACTCGGCCACGAACTTGCCGTAGGAGAAGGTGGCGAGGGCACGGGCGCGGTGGAGCCCGAGTTCACGCACGGCCCCGGCGAACCGCGCGACATCGGCGTCGCCCTCGTCGGCTCCCGGGGCGATCGTCACGCGGGCGCCGCTCAGCGGACGCATCCGCCCGCCGCTGGCCGTGGCCTCGGCCGTGACCACCACGGGCTGTCCGTCGAGGACCTGCACGCAGTTCATGGCGAGCGACTGACTACCCGGGACCGGGACACCGATCCGGGTGTCCAGTTTGAGGTCGACCCCGCCCGTTCCCGTCGAGCCGACCGCCCCGAGTCGGGCGTCGTCGAGGGCCCCGCCGGCCGTACCGACCATGTCGGCCTTCCACTTGGGAAAGCCCCACAGCTCGTTGCCCGCAGCCAGGGTGAAGTCCTGGTCGACAGGCAGTTCGTGGATGTGCACCAGCGTCCCGTGACCCGGCACCTTGAGCTGGAATGCCAGTCCCATCTCGTGGTAAGCGCCCAGCACGTTCCCGGGCACATCGTGGTACCGGACGTGGATCATGATCGCGGGGGTCCGGCCGCCGGGAAGAGCGACCGGCTCGGCACCCCCGGCGTCGAGGAGTGCGGACTGGGGGCCACCGGCGATGAGCCTGCGGACGACTGCCGCCCGGGTGAGGAAGGCCGCGCCGGAGACCGAGGCGGACACGACGGGGACCGGAAAGGTGATCTCGCGCCCTGCGACGACACGGGATGTGGGAGAGGTCATAGGGAGACGGTAGCGGTCGGGCGCTCCGTCTTCACCCGCTTGGATGGCTAACTACCCTGCCCTGCCTCGCCTCGTTTCCGCCACAGCCCGTGGCGGCCGCCTCAGCCCGTCGGGCCGGTCACGTCCTGCCCGGGCTGGGCCACGGCGGAGTTGGCCGCGCGGCCCTTGTACTTGGGTCGGAGCAGGTTGGACGGCGACAGGATGTCGTCGAGCTCCTCCGCCGACAGCAGGCCCATCTCCAGCACCACCTCGCGGACCCCGCGGCCCGACCGGGCGCACTCGCGGCCCACCTGGTCGCCGTTGTGGTGACCGATGATCGGGTTGAGATAGGTGACGATCCCGATCGAGTTCATCACGTTCTGTCTGGCCACCTCGACGTTGGCGGTGATCCCCACGACGCACTTTTCGGTCAGCGTCTCGATGGCCCTGGTCAGTAGCGAGATCGACTCGAACATCGCCTGGGCGATCACCGGTTCCATGACGTTGAGCTGCAGCTGACCGGCTTCGGCCGCCATGGTCACCGCGACGTCGTTGCCGATCACCTTGAAGCACACCTGGTTGACGACCTCGGGGATCACCGGGTTGACCTTGGCCGGCATGATCGACGACCCGGCCTGCAGCTCCGGCAGGTTGATCTCGTTGAGACCGGCGCGCGGCCCCGAGGACAGCAACCGCAGGTCGTTGCAGATCTTGGAGACCTTGACCGCGGTCCGCTTGAGGGCGGCGTGGACGTTGACGTAGTCACCGGTATCGCTGGTGGCCTCGATGAGGTTCATCGCGCCGGTGACCGGCAACCCGGTGACGGCCCGCAGATGCTTGATCACGGCGCGGCGGTAATCGGGCGGGGTGTTGACGCCGGTGCCGATCGCGGTGGCACCGAGGTTGACGTCGAGGAGCATCCGGGCGGCCGCGCCGAGGACGTGGAGTTCCTCGTCGAGCGTCACGGCGAAGCCGCCGAACTCCTGGCCCATCGACATGGGGACCGCGTCCTGCAGCTGGGTGCGGCCCATCTTGAGGACCTCGCGGAACTCCTCCGACTTGTCGTAGCAGGCCTCCCGCAGCGCGACGATCGCCGGCTCCAGCCGCTCGAGCGCGTGCCACAGTGCGATCCGGAATCCGGTCGGGTAGGCGTCGTTCGTGGACTGCGAACGGTTGACATCGTCGTTGGGGCTGATGATGTCGTAGGCGCCCCTGGGGTGGCCGAGTCGTTCGAGGGCGAGGTTGGCCACGACCTCGTTGGTGTTCATGTTCACCGAGGTGCCGGCGCCGCCCTGGTACTGGCAGGACGGGAACTGGTCCATGCAGCGGCCGTCGACCAGGATCTCGTCGCAGGCCCCGACGATCGCGTCCGCCACCGTCTCGTCCAGGACGCCCATCTCGAGATTCGCCAGCGCTGCGGCCTTCTTGACCATGACCATTCCGCGCACGAAGTCGGGGATGTCGCTGATGGTGGAGGTGGCGATCGGGAAGTTCTCGACGGCCCGGACCGTGTGGATCCCGTAATAGGCCTCCGCCGGGACCTCCTTGGTGCCGAGCAGGTCTTGTTCCACACGGGTGTGACTCATTCGTCCTCCGCCTCTCGGGTCGCCTGCGGCCCACCCTAACCGGGCGGCCGGAGTGCTCGCCGCGATCCGCGGGCGAGAAGGCCACCGCACTGCCTAGTGTGGGGGGCATGTCCCGCACGACGCTGTCCCGTCGCACCCGAGTGCTGAACTCTGCGCGGGACATCCTGCGACAGCTGCACCCGTCGGACGGGGTGCTGGGCAGCATCGTCGACCGTCGCGAGATGCCGCTGCCGCGGGGGACGTGGCCGATATTCGGGGTGGCGTTCGTCGGGTTCGCGACCCCGGTGATCGGGTTCGTCGAACTGGCCGAGCGCATCCGTGGGGACGCGGGACTGCCCTTCGACCGCCCCGTCATGTTGTGGCTCCAGCGCCGGCACTCTCCCCGCAACACCCGCATCGTCCGCGCCGTCACCGAGCTCGGCGGTGTCACGGCGGTGCCCTTGTTCGCGCTCGCCACCTCCGCCTACCTGGTCTCCGTCCGGGGCAGCCGACGGCCGGCAGCACTGCTGACGGTGTCCCTGGTGGGGTCGACGATCATCAACTCCGTCCTCAAGGCCCTGTACCGCCGGGGGCGCCCCACGTTCTTCACCCACATCGTGGAGGAGAAGAGCTACTCGTTCCCGAGCGGGCACGCCATGGCGAGCGCGGCGTTGGCCGGGTGTGCCTGCGTCCTGGCGTGGCCGACACCGTGGCGGTATCCGGTGATCGCCGGGTCGGCGGCGTACGTCCCGGCCATCGGCGTCACCCGCATGTACCTGGGCGTGCACTTCCCCAGCGACATCCTGGCCGGCTGGTGCGTGAGCCTGGCGTGGGTGGGTGAGGTGGCCACCATCATGTGGTTGATGGACCGCCTCGACGACTCCCCCACCCCGATGATCACGCGCCGCAGGACACCCCGCGAGGCCGTCACCCGCGAGGTCTCGGCGTGACGACGACGAGGCGCGCCCGGATCGAACTGGGCCATGGCGACATCACCCGGATCGCCGTGGACGCGGTCGTCAACGCGGCCAACAGTTCGCTGCTCGGGGGCGGCGGCGTGGACGGGGCGATCCACCGCGCGGGCGGGCCGACGATCCTGGCCGAATGCCGGGAGCTGAGGGCGGGTCGTCTGCGCGGCGGGCTGCCCACCGGGCAGGCCGTGGCGACCGGCGCCGGGGACCTGCCCGCCCGCTGGGTCATCCACACCGTGGGGCCGGTCTACGGGCGGGACGGTGGCGCGGACGGCGGAGCGGACGGCACCGGCAGGTCGCTCCTGGTCGACTGCTACCGCAACTCCCTGGCCGTGGCCGATGACCTCGGGGCCCGCTCCGTCGCGTTCCCGTTGATCTCCGCCGGGGCCTACGGGTGGCCGCGCGAGGACGCGGTCCGCACCGCCCTCCGGACGCTGGTCGAGACCGAGACCGAGGTGGAGGCTGCGACGCTCATGCTGTTCGACGCGACACTCTCGGCCTGGCCGAGCAGTGCCTCGCCGAGATCCTGCCCCGCTGACCACGCCGCCCCCGCCCGCATCCCGCACTCCGCCCCCGCCCGCATCCCACACTCCGCCCCCGCCCACGTCCCGCACTCCGCCCCCGCCCGCATCCCGCCGGATCCGCTACCCTCCCTCCGGATCTGCTAGTCCAAACCGACCAGCGGATCCAGATTTGGCATAGCGGATCTCTGTGAAGGGGGATGGCGGAGGGCATGACGGTCGAGAGCG from Dietzia sp. B32 includes:
- a CDS encoding CAP domain-containing protein, which codes for MRTRLTASLATIAVTSATLLGGAATASAQTAPPRLPSFIPQHLIPAHLVPQVDGLVSQVRAALPPEAWAAVGSSEMAYQDISALAVGGGLREGIVREIDAYRVAHKRGALAPNPDLDREAQAWADRLAARDEVVHNTALIGRGYGENIVAAGTHCGAVCLVDLWKNSPGHNENLLDPGYRSAGMGIAYSRGGKVFVVHNFAY
- a CDS encoding diacylglycerol kinase, with the protein product MSAHLSDRRIRAVTLLVNPAAGGGRGEKVADRAAGRLRAHGLEVTRLAGSGAGESLALARQAITDGTDALVVCGGDGMVSIAVQAQVSTDVPVGIIPAGTGNDLAREYGVPVGDPEAAADIVAGGRVEWVDLGLATPDGGEPQVFASVLCAGLDSAVNRRVNEMRMLRGPLRYVFAAMIEFPTYRPRRFRMVFDAGLPTEDTVETEVLLSAFAITRSYGGDMRIAPDADRGDGLFDVCYVERISKLRFVRHFPKIYSGSHVGLRGVTTRRCRTVRLEASDVEAFADGDAVAPLPVTVEVLPGAGRFLVPRAPH
- a CDS encoding FAD-binding oxidoreductase encodes the protein MSLSRWGTDAEARDLSESIRTLLRDVLGVTAETGRRFDPTAVTASPSRLTDDDLAALAGIVGAGNVSADDAQRLPRARGKSTPDLLAWRTRPVVDCPDAVVAPGDDDEVAALLNWCTTEKVAVVPFGGGTSVVGGLTPGAGTNRAVVSVDLAHFNGLESIDPESGEAVLGAGVTGPRAEELLAAHGFSLGHFPQSFPYATLGGYAMTRSSGQSSAGYGRFDEMVSGLTVVTPVGVIEAGRAPASAAGPDLRQWLLGSEGAFGVCTRVRVRIHPVPEVVRHEAFRFPDFATGAAALRAVEQQGTGPTVIRLSDETETMVNLATATDSIGETGAGPDSDSGTGGCLCLCLFEGTAAHAESRHAETREVLLAHGGTSLGPGPARSWEHGRFGAPVLRDALLDNGALVETLETATDWSRLPGLRAAVAEALTSSLEASGTPALVMCHISHVYPTGASLYFTVVAGQRGADPVAQWAEAKRAASEAIVAAGGTITHHHAVGVDHRPYLESEIGEVGVRMLRAVKSAVDPRGVCNPGTLIP
- a CDS encoding TetR/AcrR family transcriptional regulator, with the protein product MTVSAPPRHTTRDRALAAAHASILENGPGRTTMVEVSRRSGVGRTTLYRHWPDITALFADLLTRELTAVVGRVGPDLLDGAVHDAAELARLLCAMADEVRTDPLLDALRRHESGLLAEYVFHRLGTSQRRLIEFLRGLLARAIAADDRLGGRDPDHMATMLYLALQGAVLSAPLADPPLDADSWRSELHLLVTGYLGL
- a CDS encoding glycerol-3-phosphate dehydrogenase/oxidase, which translates into the protein MTGHAETDPGRPAGTAPPAAPSTALSADRRARELADLRERSTPVDLIVIGGGITGAGIALDAASRGLETVLLEAHDLAFGTSRWSSKLAHGGLRYLATGNVGIARRSAVERGILLERTAPHLVRPLAQVVPVFRDTPPVGTVLPGLGFVAGTVLSRMAGTHADRLPGARVLGPRRVAEYVSGVRRDGLRFGHLNWDCQLVDDARLVTAVARTAAGHGARVITRARVIEASGTQVTVRDELGASGAVAAGAARSDDDDEFTLSARAVISATGVWAGQTTPGVRVRPSRGTHLVLDAATLGHPVGALTVPVPGETNRFCFAIPAEFGRLHVGLTDVDAPGPVPDVPESTEEEVDFLLDVVNRALEVRLTRDDVLGTFAGLRPLVDSGDGDTADLSRDHALLTSDNGLVTITGGKLTEYRLMAEQAVDLVVRRAGLPAGPCRTTDLPLVGAPGHPVATTSSGFLPASLVARYGQEAGAVIAASLLDRPLEAVAEDLDVTRAEFSYAVTHEGALTVDDVLDRRSRVGLVPADRAAAEPAAREALGAVDRQKR
- a CDS encoding acetoacetate decarboxylase family protein, which encodes MTSPTSRVVAGREITFPVPVVSASVSGAAFLTRAAVVRRLIAGGPQSALLDAGGAEPVALPGGRTPAIMIHVRYHDVPGNVLGAYHEMGLAFQLKVPGHGTLVHIHELPVDQDFTLAAGNELWGFPKWKADMVGTAGGALDDARLGAVGSTGTGGVDLKLDTRIGVPVPGSQSLAMNCVQVLDGQPVVVTAEATASGGRMRPLSGARVTIAPGADEGDADVARFAGAVRELGLHRARALATFSYGKFVAEFRAPAPIG
- the aspA gene encoding aspartate ammonia-lyase, whose product is MSHTRVEQDLLGTKEVPAEAYYGIHTVRAVENFPIATSTISDIPDFVRGMVMVKKAAALANLEMGVLDETVADAIVGACDEILVDGRCMDQFPSCQYQGGAGTSVNMNTNEVVANLALERLGHPRGAYDIISPNDDVNRSQSTNDAYPTGFRIALWHALERLEPAIVALREACYDKSEEFREVLKMGRTQLQDAVPMSMGQEFGGFAVTLDEELHVLGAAARMLLDVNLGATAIGTGVNTPPDYRRAVIKHLRAVTGLPVTGAMNLIEATSDTGDYVNVHAALKRTAVKVSKICNDLRLLSSGPRAGLNEINLPELQAGSSIMPAKVNPVIPEVVNQVCFKVIGNDVAVTMAAEAGQLQLNVMEPVIAQAMFESISLLTRAIETLTEKCVVGITANVEVARQNVMNSIGIVTYLNPIIGHHNGDQVGRECARSGRGVREVVLEMGLLSAEELDDILSPSNLLRPKYKGRAANSAVAQPGQDVTGPTG
- a CDS encoding phosphatase PAP2 family protein, which translates into the protein MSRTTLSRRTRVLNSARDILRQLHPSDGVLGSIVDRREMPLPRGTWPIFGVAFVGFATPVIGFVELAERIRGDAGLPFDRPVMLWLQRRHSPRNTRIVRAVTELGGVTAVPLFALATSAYLVSVRGSRRPAALLTVSLVGSTIINSVLKALYRRGRPTFFTHIVEEKSYSFPSGHAMASAALAGCACVLAWPTPWRYPVIAGSAAYVPAIGVTRMYLGVHFPSDILAGWCVSLAWVGEVATIMWLMDRLDDSPTPMITRRRTPREAVTREVSA
- a CDS encoding O-acetyl-ADP-ribose deacetylase, which codes for MTTTRRARIELGHGDITRIAVDAVVNAANSSLLGGGGVDGAIHRAGGPTILAECRELRAGRLRGGLPTGQAVATGAGDLPARWVIHTVGPVYGRDGGADGGADGTGRSLLVDCYRNSLAVADDLGARSVAFPLISAGAYGWPREDAVRTALRTLVETETEVEAATLMLFDATLSAWPSSASPRSCPADHAAPARIPHSAPARIPHSAPAHVPHSAPARIPPDPLPSLRIC